One Phocoena sinus isolate mPhoSin1 chromosome 14, mPhoSin1.pri, whole genome shotgun sequence genomic region harbors:
- the GP1BB gene encoding platelet glycoprotein Ib beta chain, whose translation MGSGPRGALSLMLLLLAPPGRPAAGCPAPCRCAGTRVDCGRRGLTWASLPAAFPPDTTELVLTGNNLTALPPGLLDALPVLRVVHLGANPWRCDCHLVPLRAWLAGRLEREPYRDLRCAAPPALRGRLLSYLAEEELRAACPPGALCRGALAAQLLLLCLGLLHALLLALLLCRLRRLRARAARRWPLTTPLAEEPATPEPSDWR comes from the exons ATGGGCTCCG GGCCGCGCGGGGCGCTGAGCCTAATGCTTCTGCTGCTCGCGCCTCCGGGCCGCCCGGCCGCTGGCTGCCCGGCCCCGTGTCGCTGCGCGGGGACGCGCGTGGACTGCGGGCGCCGCGGGCTGACGTGGGCTTCGCTGCCGGCCGCCTTCCCGCCGGATACGACCGAACTGGTGCTGACGGGCAACAACCTGACGGCGTTGCCACCAGGGCTGCTGGACGCGCTGCCGGTGCTGCGTGTCGTGCACCTGGGCGCCAACCCCTGGCGCTGCGACTGCCACCTGGTGCCGCTGCGCGCCTGGCTGGCAGGCCGGCTGGAGCGCGAGCCCTACCGCGACCTGCGCTGCGCCGCGCCCCCCGCGCTACGGGGCCGCCTGCTGTCCTACCTGGCGGAGGAGGAGCTGCGCGCCGCCTGCCCGCCTGGCGCGCTCTGCCGCGGGGCGCTAGCGGCGCAGCTCCTGCTACTCTGCCTTGGGCTGCTGCACGCGCTGCTGCTGGCGCTGCTGCTGTGCCGCCTGCGGAGGCTGCGCGCCCGCGCCGCGCGCCGGTGGCCGCTGACTACCCCGCTGGCGGAGGAGCCCGCGACCCCCGAGCCGAGCGACTGGCGCTGA